From Sporosarcina sp. Te-1, the proteins below share one genomic window:
- a CDS encoding DedA family protein: protein MLQFQEFFIQYGYYAIFIFLALGIFGLPVPDEVVVAFVGHLSSLGTFNYPVAMLVTMLGVMSGTLVTFTFGRKIGKPLLYKYGKWISLSPKRLQRVNRWFDRYGSWAVTIGYFVPGMRHVICYMSGSSGMEFRKYILFASIGTAISSIICLTIGYLIKLPF from the coding sequence ATGCTGCAATTTCAAGAGTTTTTTATACAATATGGGTATTATGCAATCTTCATTTTTCTTGCCTTGGGCATTTTCGGATTGCCGGTTCCCGATGAAGTAGTCGTGGCGTTTGTCGGACATCTTTCATCACTCGGCACATTTAACTATCCTGTAGCCATGCTGGTTACTATGCTCGGAGTCATGTCGGGCACCTTGGTCACGTTTACGTTCGGCAGAAAGATTGGAAAACCGCTATTATATAAATATGGGAAATGGATATCCTTATCACCCAAACGTCTTCAACGAGTGAACAGGTGGTTTGATCGTTATGGCTCTTGGGCTGTTACAATCGGGTATTTCGTTCCCGGCATGCGTCATGTAATTTGCTATATGTCAGGATCGAGTGGAATGGAGTTTCGCAAATATATCCTGTTCGCATCTATTGGAACCGCTATATCCTCTATCATCTGTCTAACTATCGGTTATCTTATCAAACTACCATTTTAA
- the asd gene encoding archaetidylserine decarboxylase (Phosphatidylserine decarboxylase is synthesized as a single chain precursor. Generation of the pyruvoyl active site from a Ser is coupled to cleavage of a Gly-Ser bond between the larger (beta) and smaller (alpha chains). It is an integral membrane protein.) — MKRTLFKYFVELTGHPISSALLKTISKSPLSKPLIKPFAKAYGINESEAEYAMDRYGSLQAYFTRNLKQGVRIVEPGPRILVSPVDGVLSAAGKIEKEQTFSIKDHLYSIKQILGDEKVAKRYENGFYYIFYLSPSHYHHFHYPIDGTLVSRYALGTVSYPVNDLGLRLGDRPFATNYRLISELETSFGQVAIVKVGALNVNSIHVHNNAKQCMKGEDFGYFSFGSTVILFIEPHESFQMLQKPATDIMMGEAIGIWT; from the coding sequence ATGAAACGAACCTTATTTAAATACTTTGTAGAATTAACAGGACATCCAATTTCGTCCGCCCTATTAAAAACCATTTCGAAATCACCCTTAAGCAAGCCGCTCATCAAGCCTTTTGCCAAAGCATACGGAATCAACGAATCCGAGGCAGAATACGCAATGGATCGATACGGCAGCCTTCAAGCCTATTTCACGCGCAATTTGAAACAGGGTGTTCGCATAGTAGAACCCGGCCCCCGTATACTCGTTTCCCCTGTAGATGGCGTTCTGAGCGCTGCAGGGAAAATAGAGAAAGAACAGACTTTTAGTATTAAGGACCATTTATACAGTATAAAGCAAATATTGGGGGATGAAAAGGTAGCAAAACGATATGAAAACGGTTTCTACTACATTTTCTACCTTTCTCCTAGTCACTATCATCATTTTCACTATCCGATTGACGGGACATTGGTTTCAAGATATGCATTAGGGACTGTCTCCTATCCTGTAAACGATTTAGGGCTGCGCTTGGGCGATCGTCCATTCGCCACAAATTACAGGTTGATTTCCGAATTGGAAACTTCGTTCGGCCAAGTAGCCATTGTAAAAGTCGGCGCATTGAATGTCAATAGCATCCATGTCCACAATAATGCGAAACAATGCATGAAAGGTGAAGATTTCGGTTATTTTTCCTTCGGCTCTACTGTCATTTTATTCATCGAACCTCATGAATCGTTCCAGATGTTGCAAAAACCCGCTACAGATATTATGATGGGCGAGGCGATCGGCATTTGGACGTAA
- the pssA gene encoding CDP-diacylglycerol--serine O-phosphatidyltransferase, with the protein MFLSRYLDYTKVKSQLANAITLSNLGLGIVAIILITKDLSHMSLVFIFLAALFDRFDGMVARHFQAESNFGKELDSLSDLVSFGVAPALLIYHTDLSMMLWVGIAATIFFIITGAIRLARYNVKEFDGAFYGVPITAAGVLLTLSYFLSPYVGPPFFVVLMFVLGALMVSNIRIAKV; encoded by the coding sequence ATGTTTCTATCTAGATACTTAGATTATACAAAAGTGAAGTCACAATTGGCGAACGCCATTACCTTATCAAACCTCGGTCTTGGAATTGTTGCTATTATACTTATTACAAAAGATTTAAGCCATATGAGTCTTGTGTTTATCTTTTTAGCGGCATTATTTGACCGGTTTGATGGAATGGTTGCTAGACATTTTCAAGCGGAATCTAATTTCGGAAAAGAATTGGATTCATTAAGTGATTTAGTTTCTTTTGGTGTGGCGCCAGCTCTGTTAATCTATCATACAGACTTGTCAATGATGCTGTGGGTTGGCATCGCGGCCACAATCTTCTTCATTATAACAGGTGCGATCCGTCTTGCGCGCTATAACGTGAAAGAATTTGATGGGGCTTTTTATGGTGTTCCTATTACAGCGGCAGGTGTCTTGTTGACACTTAGCTACTTCTTAAGCCCTTATGTCGGGCCTCCGTTTTTTGTCGTCCTGATGTTTGTGCTTGGGGCACTGATGGTGAGCAATATCCGAATTGCAAAAGTGTAA
- a CDS encoding MerR family transcriptional regulator, translating to MNKFTIGELAKETNVNVATVRYYEKKGLIAKPARTDSGYRIFSKDSIRDIHMIKYAQSLGFTLEEIKTILLMYKSDDDLPTEDMYYHAVTKLHEIDKQLMTLKNLKSLLENVVAISDAKQPTPKEQCPLMQNLEESREQIGEKNRSFHSGYSLMRGTCSASKRDCLR from the coding sequence ATGAATAAATTTACGATTGGTGAATTGGCAAAGGAAACGAATGTGAATGTAGCGACCGTTAGATATTATGAAAAAAAAGGGTTGATTGCAAAACCCGCGCGAACCGATTCCGGCTATCGAATTTTTTCAAAGGACAGCATTAGAGATATCCACATGATCAAGTATGCTCAATCTTTAGGCTTTACCTTGGAGGAAATAAAAACAATCCTACTGATGTATAAGAGTGATGATGACCTACCAACGGAGGATATGTATTACCATGCCGTAACAAAATTACACGAAATTGATAAACAGCTGATGACACTAAAAAATCTTAAGTCACTCCTTGAAAATGTTGTCGCGATCTCAGACGCAAAACAGCCGACTCCGAAAGAACAATGTCCACTCATGCAAAATTTAGAAGAAAGTAGAGAGCAAATTGGCGAAAAGAATAGAAGTTTTCACAGCGGGTACTCACTTATGCGAGGAACTTGTTCAGCAAGTAAAAGGGATTGTCTGCGATAA
- a CDS encoding hemerythrin domain-containing protein yields MRDLSGPALKQLQAHRALHEGGLSGALEKTERLIGYLEEGDLDTANRAADELIEYWKTRVLSHADAEEEGFYRDIANEQPALESAIIQLTRDHDLLRIIVADLESLRMQEQLSPAVLQKFYALLVVNEIHSRDEERLLLE; encoded by the coding sequence GTGAGAGATTTGTCTGGTCCTGCACTGAAACAATTACAAGCACACCGTGCCCTTCATGAAGGTGGTCTTTCGGGGGCTCTCGAGAAAACGGAACGCCTGATTGGGTATTTGGAAGAAGGCGATTTGGATACAGCAAACCGCGCAGCGGATGAGTTAATCGAATATTGGAAGACACGTGTACTCAGTCATGCGGATGCAGAAGAGGAAGGATTTTATCGAGATATTGCGAATGAGCAGCCGGCACTGGAATCGGCAATTATCCAACTGACGAGAGATCATGACTTGCTTCGCATCATTGTTGCGGATTTGGAATCGCTCCGCATGCAAGAGCAACTGAGTCCTGCAGTCCTTCAGAAGTTTTATGCGTTGCTCGTCGTGAATGAAATACATAGTCGCGATGAAGAGCGTCTTTTATTGGAATAG
- the recQ gene encoding DNA helicase RecQ, giving the protein MITLEVVQIERALSVLTTYFGYSSFRIGQEQVIRQVLDGEDTLCVMPTGGGKSICYQVPALVLEGTVLVISPLISLMKDQVDALHQLGIPAAFINSTLSSEEYFGTMENALEGKYKLLYIAPERFDSPSFIEQIGKMAISMIAIDEAHCISQWGHDFRPSYRMINRIIPFFDKKPVILALTATATPAVREDICRQLEIGESNTVMTGFERSNLTFSVIKGQDREAYVKEYVRKNREEAGIIYAATRKAVDQLHLALSKLGCQVAKYHAGLSDIERQKEQDRFLMDEAAVMVATNAFGMGIDKSNIRYVIHYQMPKNMESYYQEAGRAGRDGLDSECTLLFSSQDVLTQRFLIDQSQDMNRIPAELEKLQSMVDYCHTESCLQKFIISYFGETEATDCKRCANCTDTRERYDVTVDVQKVLSCVIRMGQRFGKTMIAQVLTGSRNKKVLEFNFQNLSTYGLMKDRNAKDVSDFIEFIISENYLGVENGQFPIIYVTELGKDVLTGKITVYRKGTVISKQITKENPLFNQLRALRMQLAQEAGVPPFVVFSDKSLRDMAAKMPTTEEQFLEVNGVGTAKLERYGEAFINEIIAFQSQTVPN; this is encoded by the coding sequence GTGATTACATTGGAGGTGGTTCAGATCGAACGTGCGTTATCCGTATTGACAACCTATTTCGGCTATTCATCTTTCCGGATTGGACAGGAGCAGGTGATCCGACAAGTCCTCGATGGAGAGGATACACTTTGCGTCATGCCGACAGGGGGCGGAAAATCCATCTGCTATCAAGTGCCCGCCCTCGTTCTGGAAGGGACGGTTCTCGTCATCTCTCCTCTCATTTCTCTAATGAAAGATCAAGTCGATGCCCTTCATCAACTCGGCATCCCTGCCGCCTTCATTAACAGCACATTGTCTTCAGAAGAATATTTCGGGACGATGGAAAATGCGTTGGAAGGCAAATACAAATTGCTTTATATTGCCCCTGAACGATTCGACTCGCCTTCTTTCATTGAGCAAATCGGCAAGATGGCCATTTCGATGATTGCGATTGATGAAGCACACTGTATCTCCCAATGGGGGCATGATTTCAGACCGAGTTATCGAATGATCAACCGGATCATCCCGTTCTTCGATAAAAAGCCGGTTATTCTGGCCTTAACGGCGACCGCAACTCCGGCCGTTCGAGAGGACATTTGCAGACAGCTTGAAATTGGCGAGAGCAATACTGTGATGACAGGATTTGAGCGAAGTAATTTGACGTTTTCTGTCATTAAAGGCCAAGACCGGGAGGCGTATGTAAAAGAGTATGTCCGCAAGAATCGTGAGGAGGCGGGCATCATTTATGCGGCGACGAGGAAAGCGGTCGACCAATTGCATTTGGCCTTATCGAAATTAGGATGTCAAGTGGCGAAATATCATGCGGGTTTATCTGATATAGAGCGTCAGAAGGAGCAAGACAGATTCCTTATGGATGAAGCTGCTGTCATGGTAGCCACGAACGCGTTTGGAATGGGGATCGACAAATCCAATATCCGATATGTCATCCATTATCAGATGCCGAAAAATATGGAAAGCTATTACCAGGAGGCTGGACGTGCGGGGCGGGACGGCCTGGATAGCGAATGCACGCTGCTTTTTTCCTCTCAGGATGTTCTTACACAGCGATTTTTGATTGATCAATCTCAGGACATGAACCGGATTCCCGCTGAATTGGAAAAACTGCAATCGATGGTGGATTACTGCCATACTGAATCATGTTTGCAGAAATTCATCATATCCTATTTTGGGGAAACAGAAGCGACCGACTGCAAACGATGTGCGAATTGTACAGATACTAGGGAGCGTTATGACGTGACTGTGGACGTGCAAAAGGTGCTCTCCTGTGTAATTCGGATGGGACAGCGTTTTGGCAAGACTATGATTGCCCAAGTGTTGACTGGCTCTCGCAACAAAAAAGTACTCGAATTCAATTTCCAGAACTTATCCACATATGGTCTGATGAAAGATCGCAATGCGAAAGATGTCTCGGACTTTATCGAGTTTATCATTTCAGAAAACTATCTAGGCGTTGAGAACGGCCAATTTCCGATCATCTATGTTACGGAACTTGGGAAAGACGTTTTGACAGGGAAGATTACTGTGTACCGCAAAGGGACAGTCATTTCGAAGCAAATCACGAAAGAGAATCCGCTTTTCAACCAACTGCGGGCGTTGCGAATGCAATTGGCGCAAGAAGCTGGCGTGCCTCCATTCGTTGTCTTTTCGGACAAGTCCTTGCGGGATATGGCCGCTAAAATGCCAACGACGGAAGAGCAATTCCTCGAAGTGAATGGTGTCGGAACGGCTAAGCTGGAGCGATATGGTGAAGCTTTCATCAATGAAATCATAGCATTCCAATCCCAAACCGTACCCAACTGA
- a CDS encoding MFS transporter, which yields MRFFVYLIVFFSFFDLFSQLPIMSPFALSLGASSFVTGLAVGIYSFSNTIGNVLSGFMTDRKGPFIVLLTGLFASSISLYLYMFVNGPYSLLGIRFIHGFMEGLIVPAAFTFLANRAKESKRGRSVAISGAFVGMAAIVGPAYSGIVASKTSVATIMMINGVIMMILAILAIFLLRNFSFRRKGKSAPGQTFKVRELFRHPGMLRAFAGAFFLMFSQGVLALILPLKVEALGFDTKMTGMLLSTFGIVAILIFLLPINRIFDQVRPMVTLALGISIMGASMLLLSQMDELLYLFVALAIYGIGFAFLFPSINSLLIDSSSPDYRGKAYGYFYAFFSIGVVAGSSVIGYLDLSYNGGFMVTGFILIGIALYTILGMRNQKSYM from the coding sequence ATGCGTTTTTTTGTCTACTTGATTGTGTTCTTTTCTTTTTTTGATTTATTTTCCCAATTGCCAATCATGAGCCCGTTTGCCCTTTCTTTAGGGGCTTCCTCGTTCGTAACCGGACTTGCTGTCGGGATTTATTCGTTCTCCAACACGATTGGCAATGTCCTATCAGGATTTATGACCGATCGAAAAGGGCCATTCATCGTCTTATTGACCGGTTTGTTCGCTTCAAGCATTTCTTTATACCTTTATATGTTCGTGAATGGCCCGTATTCATTACTAGGCATACGCTTTATCCACGGTTTCATGGAAGGCTTAATCGTTCCGGCAGCGTTCACCTTTTTGGCCAATCGTGCAAAAGAATCGAAGAGAGGCAGGAGCGTTGCCATTTCTGGAGCCTTTGTCGGCATGGCAGCAATTGTCGGACCAGCTTATAGCGGTATTGTCGCTTCTAAAACATCCGTTGCGACCATCATGATGATCAACGGGGTTATCATGATGATTCTAGCGATTCTCGCCATCTTCTTGTTGCGCAACTTTTCTTTTCGCCGAAAAGGGAAAAGCGCTCCTGGTCAGACCTTCAAAGTCCGAGAATTGTTCCGTCATCCTGGAATGTTGCGTGCGTTTGCCGGTGCCTTTTTCCTCATGTTTTCGCAAGGCGTCCTAGCACTGATTCTGCCGTTGAAAGTCGAAGCGCTCGGTTTTGATACGAAGATGACAGGCATGCTGCTCAGCACCTTTGGCATTGTAGCCATTCTCATCTTCTTGTTGCCCATTAACCGCATTTTCGATCAGGTCCGCCCTATGGTCACTTTGGCATTGGGCATTTCCATCATGGGAGCGAGCATGTTATTGTTAAGCCAAATGGATGAATTGCTCTATCTGTTTGTTGCGCTAGCCATTTACGGAATAGGTTTTGCTTTTCTATTTCCATCCATTAATTCGTTGCTTATCGACTCCTCTTCCCCTGACTACCGAGGAAAAGCGTACGGCTATTTCTATGCGTTCTTTTCTATCGGTGTAGTGGCGGGCTCGAGCGTAATCGGCTATTTGGATCTTTCTTATAACGGAGGATTTATGGTGACGGGTTTTATTCTGATTGGTATCGCCCTGTATACAATTCTCGGCATGCGTAATCAGAAAAGCTATATGTAA
- a CDS encoding diaminopimelate dehydrogenase, translated as MVGNIKIGIVGYGNLGRGVESAIAQNGDMELISVFTRREPDSVSLLNPEIPVRPLASIDEFKEEIDVLILCGGSKNDLPEQGPALSASFNTVDSFDTHAKIPEYFERVDASAKPNGKTAIISVGWDPGLFSINRLFGEAVLPEGATYTFWGKGLSQGHSDAVRRIEGVKGAVQYTIPVEEAVNRVRSGVQPELSTHEKHTRECFVVLQEGADAERVEQDIVTMPDYFADYDTTVHFITEEELAKNHAAMPHGGFVIRSGKTGEASNQVMEFSLALDSNPEFTSSVLVAYARAAYKMNQAGDTGAKTVYDVAPGLLSPKSPATLRKELL; from the coding sequence ATGGTAGGCAATATTAAGATTGGGATTGTCGGATACGGTAACTTAGGAAGAGGTGTCGAATCTGCCATTGCACAAAATGGTGATATGGAGCTCATTTCTGTTTTCACACGAAGAGAACCTGACAGTGTCTCCCTATTGAATCCAGAGATCCCTGTTCGTCCACTTGCTTCGATTGACGAGTTTAAGGAAGAAATTGATGTGTTGATTTTATGCGGCGGCTCCAAAAACGACCTGCCGGAACAAGGACCGGCTTTATCCGCTTCATTCAATACAGTTGACAGTTTCGATACACACGCTAAAATACCTGAGTATTTTGAAAGAGTAGATGCTTCGGCGAAACCGAATGGCAAAACCGCCATAATTTCTGTCGGCTGGGATCCAGGATTATTTTCCATTAACCGTTTGTTCGGCGAAGCTGTCCTGCCGGAAGGTGCGACTTACACGTTCTGGGGGAAAGGGCTAAGCCAAGGGCATTCCGATGCCGTTCGAAGAATCGAAGGCGTCAAAGGTGCAGTCCAGTATACCATCCCTGTCGAGGAGGCAGTGAACCGAGTACGGAGCGGGGTGCAGCCGGAGTTGTCTACACATGAAAAACATACGCGCGAGTGTTTTGTCGTCCTTCAGGAGGGAGCTGACGCAGAGAGGGTAGAACAGGATATAGTAACAATGCCCGATTATTTTGCCGATTACGATACGACAGTTCATTTTATTACAGAAGAGGAACTTGCAAAAAATCATGCAGCGATGCCCCATGGCGGTTTTGTCATTCGAAGCGGGAAAACAGGCGAAGCGAGCAATCAAGTGATGGAATTTTCATTGGCGCTTGACAGCAATCCTGAATTCACTTCCAGCGTGTTAGTCGCCTATGCCCGTGCTGCCTATAAAATGAACCAGGCAGGGGATACTGGCGCTAAAACGGTATATGACGTAGCACCGGGTCTTTTATCACCAAAAAGTCCGGCAACTTTAAGAAAAGAGTTATTGTAA
- a CDS encoding M42 family metallopeptidase, with product MPKMDETLTMLKDLTDAKGIPGNEREPREVMKKYIEPLADEIEQDGLGSLIAKKTGAADGPRIMLAGHLDEVGFMVTKIDEKGFLSFQTVGGWWSQVMLAQRVTVVTRKGDTVTGVIGSKPPHILSADARKKPVDVKDMFIDIGASSREEALEWGVLPGDMVVPYFEFTVMNNEKYLLAKAWDNRIGCAIAIDVMKAMKKENHPNVLFSVGAVQEEIGLRGAKTAAAKVQPDIGIAVDVGVAGDTPGVTSKEAMGKMGDGPQIFLYDASMVSHKGLRDLFVDTAEEHGIPYQFEALAGGGTDAGSIHLSGNGVPSIAICVATRYIHSHAAMLHRDDYENAVKLIVEVIKKLDRDTVNQITFN from the coding sequence TTGCCGAAAATGGATGAAACATTAACCATGTTAAAAGATCTCACGGATGCAAAAGGGATCCCCGGGAACGAAAGGGAACCCCGTGAAGTCATGAAAAAGTATATCGAGCCGCTTGCAGATGAAATCGAACAGGACGGTCTTGGTTCATTGATCGCGAAAAAAACGGGTGCAGCAGATGGTCCGCGCATCATGCTGGCAGGCCATTTGGATGAAGTCGGTTTCATGGTGACTAAAATTGATGAGAAGGGATTTCTGTCTTTCCAAACAGTAGGCGGCTGGTGGTCTCAAGTTATGCTGGCCCAACGAGTGACTGTTGTAACAAGGAAGGGTGATACCGTAACAGGTGTTATTGGTTCTAAGCCACCTCATATCCTTTCTGCTGACGCACGGAAGAAACCGGTTGACGTCAAAGACATGTTTATCGACATCGGTGCAAGCTCAAGGGAAGAAGCACTTGAGTGGGGCGTATTGCCAGGTGATATGGTTGTCCCTTATTTTGAATTCACTGTTATGAATAATGAGAAGTACTTGCTGGCAAAAGCATGGGACAACCGCATTGGATGCGCCATTGCGATTGATGTGATGAAAGCAATGAAAAAAGAAAACCATCCGAATGTCCTTTTCAGCGTTGGTGCGGTGCAAGAGGAAATTGGATTGCGAGGCGCAAAAACGGCTGCCGCAAAGGTCCAGCCTGATATCGGAATCGCCGTCGATGTAGGTGTTGCAGGAGACACACCGGGCGTGACATCGAAAGAAGCCATGGGGAAAATGGGCGATGGCCCGCAAATCTTCCTTTATGATGCATCGATGGTATCGCATAAAGGACTTCGTGACCTGTTTGTCGATACAGCGGAAGAACACGGCATTCCTTATCAATTTGAAGCATTGGCAGGCGGAGGCACCGATGCCGGCTCCATCCACCTGAGCGGAAATGGCGTCCCATCCATCGCGATCTGCGTTGCTACTCGATACATCCATTCACACGCCGCAATGCTTCATCGCGATGACTACGAAAATGCGGTCAAACTCATTGTGGAAGTCATCAAAAAACTTGATCGTGACACGGTGAACCAAATTACATTCAATTAA
- the argF gene encoding ornithine carbamoyltransferase, producing MVKYKQHSVDVERNLQGRDLLSLLDYTSEEIAYLLQKAHDMKSNMQKGIMPPVLAGKTLGMIFEKHSTRTRISFEVGMIQLGGHAMFMNARDLQIGRGESVYDTGHVFSEYLDGVMIRANSHEMVKELAKHTSVPVINGLTDLFHPCQALADLLTIREVKGPSLKGLKLAYVGDGNNVAHSLVIAAAHMGMNVSIATPQGYEYNEFLLQKAKKLAEDNGGSVLAMQDPAIAVQDADAIYTDVWTSMGQEGESEKRLQDFAGFQVNDQLVAQAKPDFMFLHCLPAHREEEVAASVIDGPNSYVFQQAGNRLHAQKAVLATLLA from the coding sequence ATGGTGAAATATAAGCAGCATTCTGTTGATGTAGAGAGGAATTTGCAGGGGCGTGACCTGTTGAGCCTTCTGGATTATACCAGCGAAGAGATTGCATACTTATTGCAAAAAGCGCATGACATGAAATCAAATATGCAAAAAGGGATTATGCCGCCTGTGCTTGCAGGGAAGACATTGGGGATGATTTTTGAAAAGCATTCGACCCGTACACGTATCTCTTTTGAAGTCGGCATGATCCAGCTTGGCGGGCACGCCATGTTCATGAACGCAAGAGATCTGCAAATCGGCCGTGGAGAATCCGTTTATGATACCGGACATGTATTCTCAGAATACTTAGATGGGGTTATGATCCGTGCGAATTCTCATGAGATGGTAAAAGAATTGGCAAAGCATACATCTGTTCCTGTAATCAACGGTTTGACAGATCTGTTTCACCCTTGCCAAGCACTCGCCGACCTGCTGACTATCAGAGAAGTGAAAGGTCCGTCTTTGAAGGGGTTGAAATTAGCTTACGTAGGAGACGGGAATAATGTGGCACATTCGCTCGTTATCGCGGCGGCCCATATGGGGATGAACGTCTCGATCGCAACACCGCAGGGCTATGAATATAACGAATTTTTATTGCAAAAAGCGAAGAAGTTGGCTGAGGACAATGGGGGAAGCGTCCTGGCTATGCAAGATCCAGCCATAGCAGTTCAAGATGCGGATGCCATCTACACCGATGTTTGGACATCAATGGGGCAAGAGGGTGAGTCGGAGAAAAGACTTCAAGACTTTGCGGGCTTCCAGGTCAATGATCAACTAGTTGCGCAAGCCAAACCCGATTTTATGTTCCTCCATTGCTTGCCAGCGCACCGGGAAGAAGAAGTTGCGGCATCTGTCATTGACGGGCCGAATTCTTATGTATTCCAACAGGCCGGAAACCGGCTTCACGCACAAAAAGCGGTTTTGGCAACATTGCTGGCATAA
- the sspI gene encoding small acid-soluble spore protein SspI — translation MNFQIRQAITANMKNNSATDIKGIVDDAIQRGEEQLLPGLGVFFEQLWNRADEQEREKISGEIAQAFSGQ, via the coding sequence ATGAACTTTCAAATACGTCAAGCCATTACGGCAAATATGAAAAACAACTCAGCAACTGACATCAAAGGCATTGTAGATGACGCCATTCAACGCGGCGAGGAACAGTTGCTTCCTGGTCTCGGCGTGTTTTTCGAACAGCTTTGGAACCGTGCAGATGAGCAGGAAAGAGAAAAGATTTCTGGAGAAATCGCTCAAGCCTTTTCCGGACAATAA
- a CDS encoding RNA methyltransferase, whose protein sequence is MKRIESRQNALVKHWLKLITNKKDRDKSGEFLVEGFHLVEEALKTPGTVLHLIVRDDVELPPQFQEAAVQQIEIPTAIAKELSETEHSQGIFAHCRQPQYEEDLFNDWKKLLFIDAVQDPGNVGTMIRTADAAGIDAVIIGHGSADLYNPKTIRSAQGSNFHLPVVKGSLEDWVKRAKTNAIPVLGTGLHEAKDFQAIQTSTSFALLVGNEGSGVSQELLKEADEVVKIPILGQAESLNVAVATGILLYAYAVSGNR, encoded by the coding sequence ATGAAACGAATAGAATCTCGCCAAAATGCATTAGTGAAGCATTGGCTCAAATTAATAACAAATAAAAAGGATCGTGATAAATCCGGCGAATTTCTTGTAGAGGGATTCCACCTTGTGGAGGAAGCATTGAAAACGCCAGGCACTGTGCTGCATCTTATTGTTCGCGACGATGTGGAACTGCCGCCGCAATTCCAAGAGGCTGCTGTACAGCAGATTGAAATTCCAACCGCTATCGCGAAGGAACTTTCCGAGACAGAGCATTCGCAAGGAATCTTCGCCCATTGCCGCCAACCTCAATATGAGGAGGACTTGTTCAATGATTGGAAAAAACTGTTGTTTATCGATGCAGTACAAGATCCAGGAAATGTGGGCACCATGATCAGGACAGCAGATGCAGCTGGAATCGATGCTGTTATCATCGGTCATGGCTCTGCAGATCTCTATAATCCGAAGACAATCCGTTCCGCCCAAGGGTCAAATTTCCATCTCCCGGTTGTAAAGGGGAGTCTAGAGGATTGGGTCAAACGGGCGAAAACAAACGCCATTCCCGTATTGGGGACGGGTTTGCATGAAGCGAAAGACTTTCAAGCCATCCAGACCTCGACTTCTTTTGCCCTTTTAGTCGGCAATGAAGGAAGCGGTGTTTCGCAAGAATTGTTGAAAGAAGCAGATGAAGTCGTCAAGATTCCGATTCTTGGCCAAGCGGAATCCTTAAATGTTGCGGTCGCGACCGGCATTCTCTTATATGCGTATGCTGTTTCCGGAAACAGGTAA